The following are encoded in a window of Peromyscus maniculatus bairdii isolate BWxNUB_F1_BW_parent chromosome X, HU_Pman_BW_mat_3.1, whole genome shotgun sequence genomic DNA:
- the LOC143271103 gene encoding uncharacterized protein LOC143271103, giving the protein MTTPVFLPSLVFSLTLFFFDAFFRFANMKEYIFKFSGLICSTSALVFEIILANSQCWRLWEFNNKLVQFVSIGLWEAYYTQDFNISGSMTRMLVHTPINETWNKSSEFQYLQVLIAWAILMKILVLIFTSVAIKISCMEDQFIDIQLFCYKMSAIILAVSSLFTLVTVTLNHLVDIYGQTTLDFSPDFPVKMEDIIKKHCTKVFPIGVLTATMSLFGVILFLCEMISLTVQSQVKARCAPNLAGQKV; this is encoded by the coding sequence ATGACGACTCctgttttcctgccttcccttgtattctcactgactctattcttctttgatgccttcttcagatttgccaacatgaaggagtacatcttcaagttcagtggcCTGATTTGTAGTACATCAGCTTTGGTATTTGAAATCATCCTTGCAAACAGCCAATGCTGGCGCCTGTGGGAATTTAACAACAAGCTTGTGCAATTTGTGTCAATTGGACTCTGGGAAGCTTATTACACTCAGGACTTTAACATCTCTGGGTCTATGACCAGGATGTTGGTTCACACCCCTATCAATGAAACCTGGAACAAGTCATCGgaatttcagtatttacaagtCCTGATAGCATGGGCCATTTTGATGAAAATCCTTGTCCTGATTTTCACTTCAGTGGCCATTAAGATCAGCTGCATGGAAGACCAATTCATTGATATCCAGCTGTTTTGCTACAAGATGTCTGCCATAATTTTGGCTGTGAGCAGCCTTTTCACACTTGttactgtgaccttgaaccacctAGTAGACATCTATGGGCAAACCACTCTTGACTTTTCACCCGACTTTCCCGTTAAAATGGAGgacattataaagaaacactgcaCAAAGGTGTTCCCAATAGGTGTCCTGACAGCCACGATGTCACTCTTTGGcgtgattttgtttctctgtgagatGATCTCCTTGACAGTACAGAGTCAGGTGAAGGCCCGGTGTGCTCCCAACCTGGCTGGGCAAAAGGTCTGA